The following nucleotide sequence is from Macaca fascicularis isolate 582-1 chromosome 15, T2T-MFA8v1.1.
TGCAACTATGGCAGGGTTGGACACAAGTCAGGGTTCAGTAAACACAAGCTGTCATTATCATCAGGTGTGTAAAGCCCTCTATTCAAGGCTGCCTATGGAACCAGAGACCTCTGGAGCCATTTGCTCGTCAgtcatttattaaacacctactacGTGCCCAACACTGTACTAGTGCTAGTCCTACAACCGACTGGACAAGTTATCTAACCCTTCCTCCTCAGCTAAACAGGAAACaacaggccgggcacaatggctcatgtctgtaatcctagcactttgggaggcccgaggcgggcagatcgcttgagtccaaaagttcaagaccagcccggacaacatggtgaaactctgatgtctacaaaaaaaaattggcaaggtGTGGCAACACCCACcgatagtcccaactacttgcagggctgaggtgggagactcccTTGAGCCTAGgtggtccaggctgcagtgagccgtgatcatgcctctgcattccagcctgggcgacaaatggagatcctgtctcaaaaaataataataaattttaaaaaaaggaaataacagcaCCTGCTGCACAGGGTGAAGAAAACTGAGTGAGGCGCCTGATCTAAAGGTCTTGCACAGTGTGTGGGATCCAGTGGGTGCTTTATAAATGATATAATTCATCACTACACATCTTCTCTCCTACAAGCCTGGAAGTGACTTGaagttttctaatttccctttttgtTCTCAGTGACTAATACTCATTCCTTGAATGCTGCAGGTACTCAGCAAAAACTCCTTGCATTGAATTTAAGAATTCCCCTGCACCTTCCCAGTTTACTTATTTCAACACCCCCccaaaaatgcaggaaaaaaataaacaaaaaagccaTACATTACCTGAGTTAAAATACAGTGTTAGGTCTACGCACCAGGATACTGTACGGCTTCTTACTACACCTTAACTTTCTAAGCCTGAGAAGTCTCAACTGTTATTACATAGTTAATTTCAAAGAAATACTTCTAAGCTAGCACTTTTCTCCAAACCGGTCCCTTATTTCAGCCCTAAGAACACACGATTTCTGCAGCTCCACGGACACACCACCTCCTGCTTGCTTTTCCTTCAGAGGGACGCCAGTGGACCACTCTCAAGACTTTAATCTCTATGCTGCTTCCTTTCCTAAGCAAGGAAACAAACTATCCTTGAAATTGAGCACGGGGAAGGCCAAGACCATTAACAAAAGAATGTGAACTTTTTATATAGAGAGCCCTTTAAAGCTGCTGGTTTGGAAATAAACTTGAGTCCGCAAGCTTCCCACCGAGCGTGCTTTCCTGCTTCTGACAGCCAGCAGGGCTGGAGCAGCATTGTCTGGGGAGAAACACGCCGGGACTGGCCAACTTTTCGTTAAAGATGGTGCCATCCTACTCAGAACAAAGTGAAAGGTCAACGGAGCGAAGGAAGAGCTCCGAGAGGAGGGACagcctcgcctcggccggcgctCCAAAGTTGGCCGGCCCCGCTACTTTTCCTTTTGTCCTCCGCACCTCCCCGGCACCCTGGCCGAGGCCCTCCCCGCAGATCCGGctcgcgggcggcggcggcggcacgGGGTCCGCGGGGGGCGCGGGCGCAGGTACGCGGCCGCCTCCCTCACCTGCGCCCCCGCCCGCACCACCAGCCGCCGCCCGGCCCGCGCCGCGCACAAAGCGCGCCCGGCGGGAGCGCGGGCCGGACGCCCGGCGGCCTCGGCCCGGCCTCGGCCTGAGGCGGCGGCGGCAGGCGGCAGCGGCGGGGGGGCGCAGGGCCCCGCCCGCCCGCCGGCCGCCTGCCGCCGCCGGGCCCGGTTCTTCGCCCCCGCGCCGCCTCCGCCGCTGCCCGCCGCCCCCGCGCCGCCCCCCGCCGGCCCTGCTGCTCACCTCGGCATCGGCGGCGGCCATGGCCCGGGCCCGCAGCGTGGCCCCGCCCCTCCCGCGCGCCATCGCCCCGCCCGCGCCTCGCGGCCCAGAGTCGGGGCGGGGCCGATCGCCTACGTCTGCGCCTGCGCCTGCGCCCGCGCCTGCGCGTTGGAGCCCGACCGGTGCGGCGCCTGCGCACTGGGACCAGGCGTGCGGCGCCCCAGGCGCCGGGCCTGCGGCGGCCGGAAGCGGAACGCGCGCCCGCGGGATAGGAGACCTAGAGCCGGAGAACCCGCCCGCCAGAGTCGTGGTAGTGGATGGGGAGTAGCCTTCCCATTTTCAACACATATCTCATTCTAAATTGACGTTCTGGTGGGCTGGCCGAAGGAGGAGAAAGACCTGCGGCTCCGACCTCTGACCTCTAACCCCGGACGCACTTTGATTTCGCCGGCTTGCGCGGAAGGCTGACTCCCTGGGCCGCGGCCTGGCGGGGGAGCCGCCTGTGGGGTGTCCCCGGCGCGGGAGGGTGCTCTGGTTCAGGCAGGTTCCCGTGGCGGCGGGGGTTCCCCGGTTGGGAGGAATGCTCCTGCCGAGGGGTGCTCCGGCTGGAGGGGGTGTCCCGAACGGCGGGGATGCCTGGACTGGCGGGGGGTGTCCCACTGGGGAGGGATGCCCGGTGGGGAGGTGCCTGCGGGGGAGCGGCTCCGGCTAAGCATGGGTGCTGTGCTAGGAGGATGTGTCTGGCTGGGGGCGGTGTCCCAACCGGGAGGGTTGCCCTGATGGGGGAGGTTCCGCAGTTGTGGAGATGCCAACTTGGGGGGTGCTCCGGTTGGGGGTGTGTGCCCTCTGGTTACCCCGCTCTCCCTGCCACCCATATACCTGCTGCCCAGGTATGCACAAGCCAAGGCCTTTTCTGTAGACCAAGTAGCCTTCCCTGGACAGCGCCCCCAGCACCACAGAAACTATCTTAGGCTGTATGCCCCGCTGTGGTCAGCCCGCCTTATCCCAGCCCCCAGACCCAAAACAAGAAGCATGGACTGAATTTGAGGTTTCTGGATGGTCGCGTGAACCAAGGGGACGGGTACTGTACTGACAAGAACTGAGTCTTGAAGGTCAATCTGGGTGACACCCGAGTCTCCTGGTGAGTCGGACCCCGGAGAATTATCCCAAGTCCAGGATAGACAGTGCACtcagagacagaaaaggaaacgGACAATCCCAAGTGCCAAGAGAACCTTCCCAGGTTTCTTTAGGACAGCTCAACTGCTCTGTCAAAGCTTAAGTCCATTCATGACAGGCCGAGCACCCTGAGCCCTCGCAGGAGACACCAGCACCCTCCTGCCCCGCCCTGCCCCACACTCACCTCTCTGCTGCCCCTGCTGCTGTCTGTCCCTTCCCTGAAACCTTTATTTCAAGTGTCTTTGTGGCTTGCTTCTTTACCATCCTGGAGTTTAACTATCAGCTCTGCAGGGAagccttccctctcctccctagCTGAAGTGAGACTGCCGCCCATGCCGGTCTTCCTCGCCTCACTTTGCTCCATCAGTGTGTGACATCTGACTCTCCACATCCTGATTTGGAATATTGTCTCCCCCTAGAATGTAAGTCCATGGTGCCTAGAACAATTCCTGGTGTGCAGGAGATAAAAGTATTTTGTtgactgggctgggcacggtggctcacgcctgtaatcccagcactttgggaggccgaggcgggcggatcacgaggtcaggagatcgagaccgtcctgactaacacgatgaaaccccgtctctactaaaaatacaaaaaattagccggacatggtggcggcgcctgtagtcccagctactcacaaggcccaggcaggagaatggcctgaacccgggaggcggagcttgcagtgagctgagattgcgccactgcactccagcctgggccacagagcgatactctgatatcttaaaaaaaaaaaaaaaaaattattgactgAATAAAGGGAgttaaaatgtgaagaaaaatccTTTACCAAGCAAACATCCACCCTAAGTGAAGGTGTGGGAAGCAGCTTCAGGCAGCTTTTTCACTCCATTTTGCAATCAGCTGCTCCCCTTGTGTGCCCCTCAGCACTTGTCAAGGTGCTGCTCTCAGCACATGACATGCTAACCCTGCAAACTTCAAGTCGGTCCTGAGAGGCAGGCACTGCTCTTACCCACATTTTATAAGTGACTGAACTGAAGCAAGGGAGTGGTGAGAGGCAGTGATGggatttaagcccaggaggcctTCCTTTCAACCACAGACTGCTTCCAGCAGGTACCACCTGTGGTACTTTCTGCTGTTCTCCAATATTCATGCTGACCGTCCCACAATTAGTAAAATTTTAGCCAAGTACAGGACTGCGTGGCTAAAGACCACATTTCCAATGGGAAGGGGACAGGTCAGAGACAAAAAGTGACAATCTACTTCCCAGTCTGTCCCTCAAAAGTCCCACCATTAGGCCGGGCAGTGGTGAAAGCTGTTAACAGCCATCTGGGAGCCAGGGATGGGAGCCACTACATAGGAATGACAGCTCTGCCATGAGGCCAGGATCTGCCCCTCTGGACTGTTCGAGAAATAAACTGTCATGCTATGAGGGTGGGGGGCTGTCTGTCCCCTACAGTCCCAGGAGTTTTTtgtggggttgtttattttttgagacagagtctcgctctgtcccccaggctggagtgcagtggcgcaatctcagatcactgtaacctctgcctcccgggttcaagcggttctcctgcctcagcctcccgagtagctgggattacaggcatgtgccacgatgcccagcttttttttttttttttttttttttttttttttgtacagacagagtttcattatgttgcccaggctgatttgaaactcctgacctcaagcaatctgcctgccttagcctcccaaagtactgggattacaggcgggagccaccgtgccggcctgGTCCtgtgcattttatagatgaggtaaCTGACAAACCTAGCCACAGCCACCTCTTCATCCTATagaactggaatttgaacccagagtCGTCCTTCACTACCACCTCCATTGTTTCTGGAAGCGCGCTCCAGGCAGGCTGGCCAGCATTACAGGGCCTCCCTGGGGGCCCCTTTGGGAACGCTGCTCCACAGAACCCTGCCTCTCaggtcttggagatgtgggcagGAGAGAAGCTGCGTCCCTCAGAGCCAGGCCTGGCAATGATGCCAGTAGGGGCCGAGGCAAGCCCTCCACATGCCCGCAGGTTTCTCAGCAGGGGAAGTCCACACCACGCCGCCTGGGAACCTGGGTGCCTAAACACAGCAGGAGCCGAGGCACAAATTTAACCAGATGCCAAGGTTGCGTGAGCCCCAGTTCGTGAGCCAGGCTCCAAGGACGTTTCCTTAGGTGGCTCTGGAAGGCCCAGCGCCAGCCCCCGTCCTCTGTTAAAGGGAACCAGCCTGAGCGCAACCCCAGGGTAGCAGGGGTACCCGAGGAGCGGGCTATGCCCTGGCAGGAGCAGAGCCCAGGATGGGGTCAGGGTCAGGCCCTGCTGGAGGCTGGAGGGCGCCCAAGGCGAGGCCGGTGAGGCCCAGCTCTACAAATACAGCGTTTTATTTACAGGAGTCTCTCCAGGTCCCAGctccctgccacccccaccccagccccagggaGAAGAGGGTGGACACCAGAGGAGCTGGCAGAGGCTGGGCAGGTCCTGAGTGGGTCAGGCCAGGCCGAGAGAGAAGGCACGAGGCCCTGGGCGCCCCAGTCCCAGGGCAGAGGCCAGGCCTGCCTGGAGAAGGCAGCACGGGGTCAGCTCTCAGGGGTCAGGCTGGGGTCCACGCCGCCGCAGCTCTGCTCATAGGACGGTGGGGCCTCTGCAGGGAGAAAGCAGGGTCTGCATGGGGCTCCTGGCGTCCCCTCCCTGCCAAGCCCTGGCCCTTGACTCACCATAGGGGTAGCCCCAAGAGCTGTACTCTGGAGGAAGAATCAAGGTGCTGGTGGTAGGCACTGGTCCCCCAGAGCCCTCTGCAAAGTAGGGGACAGTGGCACCTGTTGAAATGCACAAGGGAGGCCGAAGCGGATATGAGGCAGGGCTGCCATCCTGAGGACAGGGCTCGGGGGCACCAGGCACAGAACCCAAGGTGGCCAGCAGGGGCTGCTGCTGCGAATGGCTCTTGGTGGAGAGGGAGACCGGGTCCAAGAAGTGGGGGCCGCCAGCGGCAGCCTCGGCCTCCTCCTGGGGTGGTGCAGAAGGCACCACCAGGGGTGGGGCCCAGGGAGGCAGCCCTGGACCTGGCCGGGGGCTCAGTGGGGCATGGTTCACAGCAATATTGCCAATGAAGACCGGGAGGGTCACAGTAGCTTCCGGTGCCTTCAGAGAGACCTGGACAGGATTGAGGTGGGGCATGAGGGGCCAGGGCCAAGGCCACTAGGCCTCAGGCCACCCAGCCCCCACCAGCACCAAACCTGTAAGTAGTAGTCGATGTGGATGAGGCTGCAGCCTGGAAGGGCCGACTGGGGCAAAGCAGGCACCAGGATCTGCtcatgccactgtgcccgccGCCAGGCCTTGACGCCCGCACCCTCCACCTCCGCAATGGTCCGTACGTCGTGGATCCAGCGCTTGGCCTTATAGGACACTTTCTGGGGAAGGACCAGCCTGTGAGCCTGCGCAGGCTGCCAGCCCACCCCAGGAGGCCAGTCCGGGCAACTGCCGGGGGCTCTGACCTGCAGCAGACTGGCCACCACAGGGCTGGTGTCCTTGCCTGACTGGTTCTCAATGTCGGCGTGCAGCTGCAGTGCCTGCCCCACCACATAGCCGCGGAGATCAGTGCTGGCTGTGAGGACCACGCTGCCCGTCTTCACCAGCTTGTAGGAGAACTTCTTGGTGGCAGAGGCCACATTGGGTTGCTTTGGGGGAGGGCCAGGGAGAGGCTTAGCAGGTGTGGGCAGGCTGGATCCCTGTGGCATCAGGACAAGCCCCTCAGCCCTGCCATGCCCTGCCCCTGGAGACCAGCAGTCAGCTCAGGGCAAAGAGGCCACTGCCTCCAGACCCTGGCCCCCCTCACCTCAGCTGGGGACAGGACACCGGGATGAAGCAGTGCCTGCCCGGCTCTTCCCCAGCCCCCACGAGGGTGGGGACCCACCAAGGAGGTCACTGTGCCATCCTCACCTCAATGTCTGGGATGCTGTTCAGATTCAGGGGGCTCAAGATATAGAACACGAGGCTGCACTTGTGATCCTTGGAAAACCGTGGCGTGTGGATGGCGGCCCTCACCTGGTGCACGATCTTCCCAAAAGGACCCTCAAAGGACGTGGGTGCTGTGGCTGGGGAGAGAACAGGCACTGGCACCTGGCTGCCTTCACCCTGCAGAGCCCACCTCCCAGGACCAGTTGGTCATCACCAGGCCTGTCCAGGCTGGGCTCTTACCAGGAAGCAGGAACTGGAAGGGGAAGCTGTGCTCACCAGCGGGCAGACTCCCTGCAGAgacaggagggaggtggggggcggTGGGGACAGGCCTCCGGAGGTCTGAGGGGGCCACAGGGCCAAGATAAGAGTGGGACTGCAGCTGACCAGCTCACACGGGGTCTCCCTGTCTCAGTCACCAGCAGCACAGGGCTGTGGCCTGGGTGAAGGACTGAGGGTAAGGGCTGGAATAGGAGAGTGGTTTGGGAATGGGGCAAGGGTGAAACAGCTGTGCCAGGAGTCAGAGCCCACCCACATCCAGCACAAGTGGAAGGTGGCCCCTTCAGCCACCCAGCCCCTATGAGAAACCCATCAGGGCCCACAACCCTGGGAGAAGATGGGCCAGTGCAGGATCCAAGAGGCAGGTCTAGGAAAGGGGGAGGACAGGCAGGCCCCACTCCAAGGGGTGCCCCCAGGGGTCACCACTTGGGACCAGGTCA
It contains:
- the LOC102134065 gene encoding LOW QUALITY PROTEIN: uncharacterized protein ARRDC1-AS1 (The sequence of the model RefSeq protein was modified relative to this genomic sequence to represent the inferred CDS: inserted 4 bases in 3 codons; deleted 1 base in 1 codon; substituted 1 base at 1 genomic stop codon), whose product is MCHDAQLFFFFFFFFFFVQTEFHYVAQADLKLLTSSNLPALASQSTGITGGSHRXRPGPVHFIDEVTDKPSHSHLFILXNWNLNPERPSLPPPLFLEARSRQAGQHYRASLGXPLWERCSTEPCLSGLGDVGRREAASLRARPGNDASRGRGXALHMPAGFSAGEVHTTPPGNLGA
- the ARRDC1 gene encoding arrestin domain-containing protein 1 isoform X8 codes for the protein MGRVQLFEISLSHGRVVYSPGEPLAGTVRVRLGAPLPFRAIRVTCTGSCGVSNKANDAAWVAEEDYFNSSLSLADKGSLPAGEHSFPFQFLLPATAPTSFEGPFGKIVHQVRAAIHTPRFSKDHKCSLVFYILSPLNLNSIPDIEQPNVASATKKFSYKLVKTGSVVLTASTDLRGYVVGQALQLHADIENQSGKDTSPVVASLLQKVSYKAKRWIHDVRTIAEVEGAGVKAWRRAQWHEQILVPALPQSALPGCSLIHIDYYLQVSLKAPEATVTLPVFIGNIAVNHAPLSPRPGPGLPPWAPPLVVPSAPPQEEAEAAAGGPHFLDPVSLSTKSHSQQQPLLATLGSVPGAPEPCPQDGSPASYPLRPPLCISTGATVPYFAEGSGGPVPTTSTLILPPEYSSWGYPYEAPPSYEQSCGGVDPSLTPES
- the ARRDC1 gene encoding arrestin domain-containing protein 1 isoform X5 yields the protein MGRVQLFEISLSHGRVVYSPGEPLAGTVRVRLGAPLPFRAIRVTCTGSCGVSNKANDAAWVAEEDYFNSSLSLADKGSLPAGEHSFPFQFLLPATAPTSFEGPFGKIVHQVRAAIHTPRFSKDHKCSLVFYILSPLNLNSIPDIEGSSLPTPAKPLPGPPPKQPNVASATKKFSYKLVKTGSVVLTASTDLRGYVVGQALQLHADIENQSGKDTSPVVASLLQKVSYKAKRWIHDVRTIAEVEGAGVKAWRRAQWHEQILVPALPQSALPGCSLIHIDYYLQVSLKAPEATVTLPVFIGNIAVNHAPLSPRPGPGLPPWAPPLVVPSAPPQEEAEAAAGGPHFLDPVSLSTKSHSQQQPLLATLGSVPGAPEPCPQDGSPASYPLRPPLCISTGATVPYFAEGSGGPVPTTSTLILPPEYSSWGYPYEAPPSYEQSCGGVDPSLTPES
- the ARRDC1 gene encoding arrestin domain-containing protein 1 isoform X6, with protein sequence MGRVQLFEISLSHGRVVYSPGEPLAGTVRVRLGAPLPFRAIRVTCTGSCGVSNKANDAAWVAEEDYFNSSLSLADKDLRRPVPTAPHLPPVSAGSLPAGEHSFPFQFLLPATAPTSFEGPFGKIVHQVRAAIHTPRFSKDHKCSLVFYILSPLNLNSIPDIEQPNVASATKKFSYKLVKTGSVVLTASTDLRGYVVGQALQLHADIENQSGKDTSPVVASLLQKVSYKAKRWIHDVRTIAEVEGAGVKAWRRAQWHEQILVPALPQSALPGCSLIHIDYYLQVSLKAPEATVTLPVFIGNIAVNHAPLSPRPGPGLPPWAPPLVVPSAPPQEEAEAAAGGPHFLDPVSLSTKSHSQQQPLLATLGSVPGAPEPCPQDGSPASYPLRPPLCISTGATVPYFAEGSGGPVPTTSTLILPPEYSSWGYPYEAPPSYEQSCGGVDPSLTPES
- the ARRDC1 gene encoding arrestin domain-containing protein 1 isoform X2 — protein: MGRVQLFEISLSHGRVVYSPGEPLAGTVRVRLGAPLPFRAIRVTCTGSCGVSNKANDAAWVAEEDYFNSSLSLADKDLRRPVPTAPHLPPVSAGSLPAGEHSFPFQFLLPATAPTSFEGPFGKIVHQVRAAIHTPRFSKDHKCSLVFYILSPLNLNSIPDIEGSSLPTPAKPLPGPPPKQPNVASATKKFSYKLVKTGSVVLTASTDLRGYVVGQALQLHADIENQSGKDTSPVVASLLQKVSYKAKRWIHDVRTIAEVEGAGVKAWRRAQWHEQILVPALPQSALPGCSLIHIDYYLQVSLKAPEATVTLPVFIGNIAVNHAPLSPRPGPGLPPWAPPLVVPSAPPQEEAEAAAGGPHFLDPVSLSTKSHSQQQPLLATLGSVPGAPEPCPQDGSPASYPLRPPLCISTGATVPYFAEGSGGPVPTTSTLILPPEYSSWGYPYEAPPSYEQSCGGVDPSLTPES
- the ARRDC1 gene encoding arrestin domain-containing protein 1 isoform X7 translates to MGRVQLFEISLSHGRVVYSPGEPLAGTVRVRLGAPLPFRAIRVTCTGSCGVSNKANDAAWVAEEDYFNSSLSLADKGSLPAGEHSFPFQFLLPATAPTSFEGPFGKIVHQVRAAIHTPRFSKDHKCSLVFYILSPLNLNSIPDIEQPNVASATKKFSYKLVKTGSVVLTASTDLRGYVVGQALQLHADIENQSGKDTSPVVASLLQKVSYKAKRWIHDVRTIAEVEGAGVKAWRRAQWHEQILVPALPQSALPGCSLIHIDYYLQVSLKAPEATVTLPVFIGNIAVNHAPLSPRPGPGLPPWAPPLVVPSAPPQEEAEAAAGGPHFLDPVSLSTKSHSQQQPLLATLGSVPGAPEPCPQDGSPASYPLRPPLCISTGATVPYFAEGSGGPVPTTSTLILPPEYSSWGYPYGESRARAWQGGDARSPMQTLLSPCRGPTVL
- the ARRDC1 gene encoding arrestin domain-containing protein 1 isoform X3 — protein: MGRVQLFEISLSHGRVVYSPGEPLAGTVRVRLGAPLPFRAIRVTCTGSCGVSNKANDAAWVAEEDYFNSSLSLADKGSLPAGEHSFPFQFLLPATAPTSFEGPFGKIVHQVRAAIHTPRFSKDHKCSLVFYILSPLNLNSIPDIEGSSLPTPAKPLPGPPPKQPNVASATKKFSYKLVKTGSVVLTASTDLRGYVVGQALQLHADIENQSGKDTSPVVASLLQKVSYKAKRWIHDVRTIAEVEGAGVKAWRRAQWHEQILVPALPQSALPGCSLIHIDYYLQVSLKAPEATVTLPVFIGNIAVNHAPLSPRPGPGLPPWAPPLVVPSAPPQEEAEAAAGGPHFLDPVSLSTKSHSQQQPLLATLGSVPGAPEPCPQDGSPASYPLRPPLCISTGATVPYFAEGSGGPVPTTSTLILPPEYSSWGYPYGESRARAWQGGDARSPMQTLLSPCRGPTVL
- the ARRDC1 gene encoding arrestin domain-containing protein 1 isoform X1: MGRVQLFEISLSHGRVVYSPGEPLAGTVRVRLGAPLPFRAIRVTCTGSCGVSNKANDAAWVAEEDYFNSSLSLADKDLRRPVPTAPHLPPVSAGSLPAGEHSFPFQFLLPATAPTSFEGPFGKIVHQVRAAIHTPRFSKDHKCSLVFYILSPLNLNSIPDIEGSSLPTPAKPLPGPPPKQPNVASATKKFSYKLVKTGSVVLTASTDLRGYVVGQALQLHADIENQSGKDTSPVVASLLQKVSYKAKRWIHDVRTIAEVEGAGVKAWRRAQWHEQILVPALPQSALPGCSLIHIDYYLQVSLKAPEATVTLPVFIGNIAVNHAPLSPRPGPGLPPWAPPLVVPSAPPQEEAEAAAGGPHFLDPVSLSTKSHSQQQPLLATLGSVPGAPEPCPQDGSPASYPLRPPLCISTGATVPYFAEGSGGPVPTTSTLILPPEYSSWGYPYGESRARAWQGGDARSPMQTLLSPCRGPTVL
- the ARRDC1 gene encoding arrestin domain-containing protein 1 isoform X4; the encoded protein is MGRVQLFEISLSHGRVVYSPGEPLAGTVRVRLGAPLPFRAIRVTCTGSCGVSNKANDAAWVAEEDYFNSSLSLADKDLRRPVPTAPHLPPVSAGSLPAGEHSFPFQFLLPATAPTSFEGPFGKIVHQVRAAIHTPRFSKDHKCSLVFYILSPLNLNSIPDIEQPNVASATKKFSYKLVKTGSVVLTASTDLRGYVVGQALQLHADIENQSGKDTSPVVASLLQKVSYKAKRWIHDVRTIAEVEGAGVKAWRRAQWHEQILVPALPQSALPGCSLIHIDYYLQVSLKAPEATVTLPVFIGNIAVNHAPLSPRPGPGLPPWAPPLVVPSAPPQEEAEAAAGGPHFLDPVSLSTKSHSQQQPLLATLGSVPGAPEPCPQDGSPASYPLRPPLCISTGATVPYFAEGSGGPVPTTSTLILPPEYSSWGYPYGESRARAWQGGDARSPMQTLLSPCRGPTVL